The Mauremys reevesii isolate NIE-2019 linkage group 1, ASM1616193v1, whole genome shotgun sequence genome has a segment encoding these proteins:
- the LOC120390818 gene encoding olfactory receptor 52E2-like yields the protein MSDSNTTDFTNPSTFILLGIPGLEAAHIWISIPFCAMYTIAMLGNFTILFIIKTEPSLHEPMFYFLCMLAITDLVMSTSTIPKMLSIFWFNSREISFSACLTQMYFIHCFSAMESGILVAMAFDRYVAICHPLRHSAILTNSAVAKIGLAVVMRSGIITLPYPFLVRRYPYCRTNIIPHFYCGHMAVVKLACADIRINSYYGLFNLFSVIGVDVFFIAVSYTQILRAIFRLPTKDAQLKTFGTCISHLCAISALYIPDLVSSLIQRFGHYVPLHFLILITSVYQLVPPMIPPIIYGMRTMQIRGRLLQLFTHKDT from the coding sequence ATGTCAGATTCGAACACAACCGACTTCAcaaacccctccaccttcatcctactTGGCATTCCTGGCCTAGAGGCAGCCCATATCTGGATCTCCATTCCTTTCTGCGCTATGTACACCATAGCCatgttggggaacttcaccatcctgttcatcatAAAGacggagccgagcctccatgagcccatgttctatttcctctgcatgctggccatcaccgacctggtcatgtccacatccaccatacccaaaatgctgagcatcttctggttcaattccagggagatcagtttcagtgcctgcctcacccagatgtatttcattcactgcttctcagcgatggagtctggaatcctcgtggccatggcttttgatcgctacgtggccatctgccatcccctgagacattccgcCATCCTGACAAACTCTGCTGTGGCCAAGATAGGCCTGGCGGTGGTGATGCGCAGTGGCATAATCACAttaccctatcccttcctggtGAGGCGGTACCCATATTGCAGAACGAACATCATCCCACACTTCTATTGTGGACATAtggctgtggtgaagctggcctgtgctGACATTCGCATCAATAGTTATTATGGACTGTTTAATCTTTTCTCTGTGATCGGagtggatgtgttttttattgcCGTGTCCTATACTCAGATCCTTCGGGCCATCTtccgcctccccacaaaggatgcccagctcaaaacttttgggacctgcatctctcatctttgtgccatctcagCTTTGTACATCCCAGATTTAGTCTCCTCTCTCATTCAACGGTTTGGCCACTATGTGCCACTACATTTCCTCATTCTTATTACCAGTGTGTACCAGCTGGTGCCCCCCATGATACCCCCCATCATTTATGGCATGAGGACAATGCAGATccggggcaggctgctccagctctttactcataaGGACACCTAA
- the LOC120376912 gene encoding olfactory receptor 52E4-like encodes MSDSNTTYFTNPSTFILLGIPGLEAAHVWLSIPFCAVYAIAVLGNFTILFIVKREPSLHGPVFYFLCMLAITDLVMSTSTIPKMLSIFWFNSREISFGACITQMYFVYCFSGMESGILVAMAFDRYVAICHPLRHSTILTNSVVAKIGLAVMLRSGILTLPYPFLVRQWPYCRTNVIPHFYCEHMAVVKLACADIRVNSYYGLFDLLSAIGMDVFFMAVSYTLILRAIFRLPTKDARLKTFGTCISHLCAISALYIPDLFSSLIQRFGHNVPLHFLILITSVYQLVPPMIHPIIYGVRTKQIRGRLLQLFTHKGA; translated from the coding sequence ATGTCAGATTCTAACACAACttacttcaccaacccctccaccttcatcctgctgggcattcctggcctagaGGCAGCCCATGTCTGGCTCTCCATTCCCTTCTGTGCTGTGTACGCCATAGCTGTGTTGGGGAACTTCACtatcctgttcattgtgaagaggGAGCCAAGCCTCCATGGGCCCGtgttctatttcctctgcatgctggccatcaccgacctggtCATGTCCACATCCACCATAccgaaaatgctgagcatcttctggttcaattccagggagatcagtttcGGTGCCTGcatcacccagatgtacttcgttTACTGCTTCTCAGGgatggagtctggaatcctcgtggccatggcttttgatcgctacgtggccatctgccatcctctgagacattccaccatcctgacaaactctgTTGTGGCCAAGATAGGCCTGGCTGTGATGCTGCGCAGTGGCATACTCACAttaccctatcccttcctggtgaggcagtggccatattgcagaaccaatgTCATCCCCCACTTCTATTGTGAGCATATggccgtggtgaagctggcctgcgctgaCATCCGCGTCAATAGTTACTATGGACTGTTTGATCTTCTCTCTGCGATCGGAATGGATGTGTTTTTTATGGCCGTGTCCTATACTCTGATCCTCCGGgccatcttccgcctgcccacaaaggatgcccggctcaaaacttttgggacctgcatctctcatctttgtgccatctcagCTTTGTACATCCCAGATTTATTCTCTTCTCTCATTCAgcggtttggccacaatgtgccaCTACATTTCCTCATTCTTATTACCAGTGTGTACCAGCTGGTGCCCCCCATGATACACCCCATCAtttatggggtgaggaccaagcagatccggggcaggctgctccagctctttactcataaGGGGGCCTAA